In Miscanthus floridulus cultivar M001 chromosome 8, ASM1932011v1, whole genome shotgun sequence, the sequence TCCATCAACACGTGGGCCATTCAACTAACAGTAGTTACATGTTTGGAAAAGGTTGAAGTTGTTGGATCACAACCAGAGCCCTGACAAACTGAACCCGGAAAGAAGGATCATGTGGCTTGGATCCTGAATTTTCAAGTATAGTTTTACCTTTCGGTTAGCTTATTATATACGAAGCCTACACAGTTAGTTTTGGATGACGCTGAAATTTGGACCATAACAAGACAGGGGATGTGTCATATAGTACATCCTACATGGTTGCTCAATGGGCAATTGTGCATTCAATAGCTTCAAGTCTCACTCCTAATTCCTGAAGTCAACAGTAGTATAGTGTTTGTCCAAATGTTTGACAAACAGGAGCTAGCAATAATGGAATATAACAATCTGATTTGACGTATTTCAGTCAGAATAATGACACTGCAAATGACAGTTGCTTGAAGCATAGTCTAGTTTATATTTTTGTTGCTTTAAGAAGAATATGGAAATACATTAGAACAAACATTGTGCTAATAtctcttaataaattaaaatagtACGGTCGAATTTTCTGAGACGACATGTTGGTCTGTTCTTGAAAAAAAAAGGAGAGTTTTTTTCTTCAACAGCTGCTGACTTTGCTGTGTTGGACTGAATCTTACTGACAGCTGCTGGTGGAGGCCAAGGAGCAGCGGCTGCGGCTGAGCGCggaggaggtggcggtggtggagcagCTGCGGTCCAAGGCGGAGTACTACGTGTGCTCGTGCATGAACCGGAACCACGGCGGCGCGAAGCACAACGCCGGCCGCACCCCGGCGGGGCTGCTCTTCATCCGCCCCTGGAACAACCTCCAGTACGTCTCCGGCGCGGCCTTCCTCCTCACCGTCTACTCGGACGTCCTCTCCTCCCTGGGCCAGCCCCTCCGCTGCGGCGGCtctggcgacgacgacggcgagcccGCCGCCAGGTCCGCGGCCGGCGACGCCGGCGAGGTGCTGGCGTTCGCCAAGTCCCAGGCCGACTACATCCTGGGCACGAACCCGATGCGCACCAGCTACCTGGTCGGGTACGGCGCGGCGTACCCGCGGCAGGTGCACCACCGCGCGGCGTCGAGCGCGTCGTACAGTCACGACCGGGATTTCATCGGCTGCCTGCAGGGGTTCGACTCGTGGTACAGCGCGCGGCGGGAGAACCCGCACGACCTCGTCGGCGCCGTCGTCGGCGGGCCCAACGGCGAGGACGTCTTCAACGACCACCGCGGCGCGTACATGCAGACCGAGGCCTGCACGTACAACACGGCGCCCATGGTCGGGGTCTTCTCCAAGCTCATGCAGCTGGAGGGGCAGTCGCCACGGCCGGaggtggccgcggcggcggcgacagagGCGCCGGCGGAGGATCTTTGATAGGAGAGGTCGCTCAATGACTAAATGGTGGGAAATAAACATTTCATTTCAAAAGAGTACAGAGAGATGTGATATTGATTATTAGGATGGATGTGTATACATGATGATTCTTTTTGTTAATTCCTACTAGAGACTACCGTATTTGTTTCATGTTTTTGCACATAACAAAGGAATCGAAAAGAAGGAATTTAAATTTCAAGTGGACCATAGCAATTTCAAAAATGAACTCGGTCTATAATTTTGTTGAACAAAGTTTTTTTGTGTgaccaaattaatttttttagtGGAGTGTGACCAAATGAAATAAAGAGTACAACGGTCCAATAGAACTGGGCTGGCCCAATTAAGAGTACAACGGCCCAATTAAATAAAAGCTAATAAAAGCACCAGCAGGCCAAGCTATATAGGCTATAGACCGGCCCCTACGGAAGCCCGCGTGTCGGGACAACGGCCCAATAAATTTGGGCTGTCCCACTAATGGGctgaagggctcgaggcccctAGTGTGTGCCGTGTAACAGTTGCGCTCGGCAGGAGTTCAACGGAATGCcgcaccaccgccgtcgccgctTGCCTTGGCTTCGGCTGCGGCGCCGCCTGAGGTGCCAATGCCGGTCCTGGATTTTAAGGCCCTCCGATGATCTTATCGTAACGGTATAAAATTTTATAATATATAGACATTAATTTTACTTGTAAAACGAAAgtaaattcaataacatatttttaatttaacatgtctaatAATTATtgaggaacaatatagattaaggaatatatttgtagatgtatgataattatcgaggaataatatagattaaaaaaaataatatattcgttttcttttctcacccatgacaaatatttttttagataacATTATAAAATTCTAACGTGTAAAttataagaaaaatatgactatataagtacaaagtactagaattCTAAAATactatataaataattaatttaaattaaaaataaaaaagaaaaaaaaatatcttgggcctaaacaactaatcggtgatcgcaattcataagaagcAAAGAATTAAGATGTCATCGTCGTGGAGCCATGCCTGGTCACCGTCCTCGTGCACCGTGTCCGTGTCTCcagtagtctagctcttcgcggcggcgcggctcgccagctcTACGCGTATAAGACACACGTCCCGAACTCACGATCAAAGTGTGTTGTGTacagcgtgactcctcgcctcctctctacccgagggtcGTGGGGAAAGAAAACTAGAAAATAAATATCAATGTTGTTTTTTTTGGACCGCTTAGCTAATTCTATGTTTATCTTtttattagtttgctaatgcctaatgAACTGTAGAATCTGAGGGTTTATATACTGGGCTTGGctcctcctccgcttggccctcgGCCATCGCACCTCGTGGCCTACCTTAGGGCCGGCACTGCGAGCTGCTCGACGGAACGCGTCTCAGTGAGCCCTGTGGGGATCAGGCTAGGTGCTCCACCGCCGCACCGGAGGCGATGCGCGTCGACGTTCACCAGCTTGACGCCGCGAGCGTCGGCGCGCGCGTGGGGCGCTCGGTGAGGCGACTTCCTCGGCCGCCTACGCCCCCCTACGCGCGTGCCGCGGCCGCTGGGCCAGCGTGTGCCTTGCGCGGCGGCTCATTCGTGGACTCCGCGCCGACATGCGCACTGACGACCAGGACCGACTGAGGTCAAGGAGAGGAAAGCTGCCCCGTTTGGTTGCTGCCGGCCACTGGCTGTGCGTGTGACGGCCGGCCTCGCCTCAGCGTTGGCGTGACTTCGTCGGGGAGAATCGGATAGCGCGTGGCATGCCGACCTCAGGGTCTCCCAGGTCGCGCACTACCTTCGTCTTCGTCAGGCGCCCAGCTGCCCCGCATTGCGGAAAGGTTTTCTCCTGCACTACACAACTGGTAGGCTCCATGTATTGTCAGTCAGGGTCTCCATTTCTTTCGCTGTCCAAGTAGTTGGTAAAGCATgtagccccgttcgcttgtcttaaaaaatgACTGgttcagctttttttttttttcagtcggaatagtgtttttctttcgcaacaattcagccggaaccgtGTTTTTCAGCCAGATTCAGCCAAATTTCAGGCCAGCAAACGGAGCTGCGTAGAAGATTCAGGGCTTAGTATCGTGATAAAGGCCCGTGATAAACGATGAAATTGTTGCTTAATAGTCAAGTCAGCGGCAAACATACTGCTTTTTCTTGGTTTTATTTTATCTGTGTATGTGCAGGATTCGTATCAGGTCAATAGGTTGTTGAAGGATAGTGATTAAATTATTCACCGCAGCTCCACAAGATTACACACAATGATTATTAAGAGGCACACTGAAGCTACACCATAAGCTGCCCTCTGCACCAAATTTTCTTGAGTTTAAAATGGGATTAATTCTCTTTACTCCAGGTCTTGTTCCATTCCTGAGAAACACTGGCTTAATGCGTATTCTGAAATGCCTCATCCTAGCCCAGGGTCCACAATGTGGGCTGCGCCAGCTTTAGGTGATGCTGGTGATCATGAGACAGAATTTATTTTGACCATTGCCACAAGAGAGAGATCAAATGTAAGTGTTGTAATAATGATGTACTTGTCTCCTCACTGTTGGTGGGGCATAATCATGTAGCATGACAAGTTCTTTTTTTAATTGGAGAATACCTGACTTAGTTCCTTGGACGTTGACTTTTGTGTCCACGTTTGCGGCAGAGGACAACCTAGTAAGGTATGCATGCATAGGCACCTGTCAGTGGCTTAGTCCCATGGATTGGCATATATAATCGCTGTCTCTCTCTCTCAGAAGGTCTATGTTTATGTTTGCTCACAAGGTTGGATAAGAAGCATGAAGCTGAGTGTTGCTGTTCTCTTATTCTCTATCTTGCAGTATGCCAGCGGCCAGCCAGATAGCCGAGGTATGTTGTCCTGGTTCTGCGCTTTAAGTTCAGATGATAAATAGTGAAAAAATGCATGTAGAGCTCAACTGCTCATGTCATGTGTGCATTCCAAAGGTATACAGACGACTGCATGGTTGATAATAGGAATGCTTGATGGAAATCTATTTGTATAAAAGAGGAAAACAGAACCATTTCTCAAACCATTTTCGAAGATCAATGTGTACAAGCAATCTTTAGAAGCCAACCAGTTCCTCATGATTATTTATTTGCCATAGTCTTCTGACTTATATTTTCCTTTCAGGTTTCATAAGCATTGACTGTGGCATCCCAGAAAACTCTTCGTACCAAGATCTCACTTCAAGCATAATATATGTCTCTGACCATGGTTTCATCAGCTCGGGAGAAAACCACAACATCTCCTCAGATTACATCAGCCCATCACTAGCACAGCGCTATTATAATGTCCGCTTCTTTCTAGATGGCACGCGGAATTGCTACACCTTGAGATCCTTGGTTGCCGGAAACAAGTATTTTGTTCGTGCAGCGTTCTATTATGCAAATTATGATGGCCTGAACAAGCTTCCTGTTTTTGATCTATACATGGGGGCAACTTATTGGCATGAAGTTAAGTTCAGGGATGCAGGTGCGATTAATTGGATGGACATCATAGTTGTGGCTCCTGCTGATTACCTGCAAGTTTGTTTGGTGAACAAAGGGATGGGAACTCCATTTATCTCTGGGCTGGATTTGAGGCCACTGAAGAGTACTCTTTACCCAGAGGCAAATGCTAGTCAATCCCTGGTGCTGACCAATGCCAATCGGTTTAACATGGGGCCCACAGACAAGTCTGTAGTTCGGTGAGTTTGATTTAGTTCTGCatacatcaattcatcaaatgtaaCTGGCCAAGTCAGTCTAATCACCCCGTTGGTTGATAAAGTAGGAATTGTGATGACACAAATATTATAGGAAAAAATCCATATTACTTCCTCCAAGTTTGGCCAATGTCCAAAACTCCAAATAACCCCCAAAACTAACATTTGGTTCAatttactccctccaactatttaAGTTGGCCCAACCAACACCTTAAaaagatttttctttttttgtttctctatgtacaaattatattttagttTCAAATTTTGTGAGGTGATAGAGGACATTGTATTTTGTGCTAGAAAAATGCACTATGaatttttcatcatcatgttttatacaatatTGTATCTCTAGTGTTAATTTATTATTAAATTTCCTAAGCtatcaaaatagtggcaaaaagTTAAGATATATTTTTTCTAACATAACTTATGATGTTCTCTATCATATCACAAAATTTGATATTAAGACTCAACTAATACGTTGaaaaacaaaaataacaaatcatgtTAAGGGGTAAACTAGACCAACTGaaatagttggagggagtaaatTAAACCAAATGTAAGTTTAGGGGGTAATATGGACATAAACCAAACTTGAGGGGAGTAATTTGGACTTTTtccaatattatatatatatttttttagggAACATGAGGGGTAAACTCCCTACGATTAAAACCATCAATCAAAAGGTTATAAAGgtgcaaacaaagagaagatcaATCAAGAAACAAAGAAACAAATGAAAAGGATCAAATCAATTATTAGAGATATGTATAGTCCCAATATTCTACATCAATAACACAAAAGCTTCTAGCCATTGCTTGATAATTATTTTTCTTGGCTTGATGGATAACCTTATTAAACTCCTTGACACAAATATTCCGGGAGTACCTTGGTGTCTTGTAGACTTGTTGAAAATAAtctgaaaaataaaaagaaaatatctTTATTAATGATTGTGTCTGCTCCTTTTAGCCACTTTTGCATGGATTGTCTCAGAAGAATGATACTTTAAGATGTCTAATTTTGCACTATCTTTAATACCTTTTATTGTTAACTGAATGAACTGTACTACACAAGCATATTTCTTTGGCCCAAACAGGTACCCATTGGATCCCCATGATCGTATCTGGTTGACATATGGTGCCATCCCAACCTGGAACGAGGCATCCGCTACATCTGTTGTTCGGAATTACCTTACTGATCCCTATGATGTGCCATCTGCCGTCATGCAAAATGCCGCAACACCTTCCAATAGTTCAATAATTAATTTCTCATGGGATCCATCTGATCACTCTGTGAATATCAGCTCCAGATACTTCTTTGTTTTCTACTTTGCTGAGTTGCAGAGTGTAGCGAGCAATGAACTGCGGCAGTTTGATATCATTGTCAATAACAGCACATGGAACAAAAAACCTTATACTCCACCATACCTATTTGCTGATTCCTTTTCTGGTATGGTTCAGGGGCAAGCGCAGTATAACATCTCACTTGTTGCTACAAAGAACGCAACACTCCCACCTATTCTCAATGCCATGGAGATATATTTGGTGAAACTGATAGATGAAATTGCAACAGACCCTGGAGATGGTATGTGAGTTTAACAATGTATATTAGTGCATTCTGTAAATTTTCTATAATTGCTAACTGTATCGATGTTACGTTTTCTTACAATTTGCAAAACATGAAAAGTAGTCCACTTTTTTTAAAGGGAAAAGTAGCAAAACTAATTGTGCTGCATTTGTTTTCTCGAACACGCACGAGAGCTACGTATCATTGCATTAATAGAAGAAGAGAGTTAGAAGTTACAACACGCACATATCATTGCATTTGTGTTTATATCATATTTTAGATGTATTGCTATCTTGGTAACAGCTTGCTTATCCGTATACATGTTTTTCTTGTTTTTGCCATACCAGCTAGAGCCATGATCGCAATCCAAGAAGCTTTTGGTGTGTGCAAAAATTGGATGGGTGACCCATGTGCTCCAAAAGCTTTTGCATGGGAAGGATTGGACTGTACTGATCCTCCAACTGGTATTCCAAGAATAACAGCATTGTATGTTTCAGTCATATTTGACATaaagaaagaaaaatgaattgttatatatatataaaaaaaactcgaccggggggaggggggggggggggggtgttaagACTGCCCCCACAGCATtacaaataagaagaaggaccTTCTCACCCGGCCAAGAAAACCCCAGAACCCTCGCCCCCATCCTTACACGGTGGCTTTCCGTCGCCCAAGTGAGAATTAGGCCGGTGCCCCCCAGTGCTTTGGTTATGGGGacggacgaggggatttttttaacctcagcctgaaattcgctcccacggggagtcgaacccaggacctgaggagtgccgctgggtcacctaaccgtttgagctaggcgccctttggcaAATGAATCGTTATATAGCATTGCAAGTTTCAATTTAGACTCTCAAGCTGGACATAGCAAGAGCAGAAACTAACTGTTCTGTGTTCCTCATTTTTTTTTGGCAGAAACTTGTCTTCAAGTGGGTTGGCCGGTCCCATCACTACCTCTTTTGGAGATCTGAAAGCACTCCAGTACCTGTAGGATTTTTCCACAATATCTTTACTTTAGATGTTAAAATGTGCTGTGGCATTTTTCTTTTGGGTACTACTTGCAAGTTCCAAATTAAGCCCATCTGGTTCATTTCCTCCCCTCTGCTTGTTTACTTGTATGTTTACCTGTTTTCTCTTCTTGTATGTCTAGTGATTTCTGCACTGTTTACTATAGTATAACTAAAATAACATGTATCTTGCAGTAAATTTATTGAATTTCATGTGAAATATATGTTCTCTTTCTTGTATGTCTCCACCGTACTATAAAACTTACATTTTGAAAGAAAACTAATCATGTGAAATATATATGTATTAGGAGAGGGCGCAAAGCCTGTTCGCAATTATTACTTTAGTCCTTTTCCTGAATTCAGACGTGAAATTAAGCTGATAAATAGTACCACTGAAACATTTTATTCCCCCATACCTTAAAGCTTTTTCTTACAAGAACTGTTACCTATCCCAGGGATTTGTCACACAATAACTTGTCtggctccattccaaattatctTGGGCAGCTTCCATTTCTAGTATTTCTGTAAGTCTTACTAAACATCTGCTCGAGTTTGGGAATCTTCATAGAACAAACTTTTCATATGCCATACATTTTCTTTATAGGGATCTCTCCAGCAATGATCTTTCTGGATCAATTCCTTACAGTCTTCTTCAAAAATCCCACAATGGGACTCTATCACTAAGGTATGTTTTATACTTGTATGTTACTAAACTATGGAGCAACCCTGTTTTAAATCAAATTGTTTTATTCATAGAATTTATAAAACATACTTGGAGGATGCAGTTATACTATTTTAAATGTTCATTTAGTGTCATAGCATCTGTTTAAATGTTTAAAATATATCCTTTGTATTTGGACGTTTCTTGTTCCTCAATTTCTTTGTGAGTCCATTTAATAAGGAAGCAGCACTTATCCCATTACTGGGTACTAGTTCATAAATAGTTTTCAGTAGCATTAGGGCAATATCATTACTTCGTAGTAAACAAAATACTGCTTTTATGTTTGGAATTTTCATCCATACTAGAAGGAGAGCTCTACTAGAAGGCATTAAGAGTTTCAGTTCTTTAATGTAACATTTTTTTATAAGGGTTCTTTAATGTAACATTGTTTTGGGTAAAAAACATTTCTGAGAACAGTGACAGTGCTGCTACCTTTGCCTTGTCAATTTTTAGATCTGGTTGATGACCAAAGATATAGAACATCTCCCTTTATTTGGGTTATCTTGGAAGCATTTCTTAATGTGAATCATTCTGTGCATTTTTTTCGCTTCCAGGCTTGGTAACAATTCAAATTTATTTGGGAACGGTACTTACTATGGATCAGGCCCAAAGAACATGGATGGGGCACTTCTCTCTGCGATAATCATTCCAATAGTTGCTGCCATTGCCTTATTTGTTATCTTCATTGTTCTGCTGCTCCGAACACTCAAGGAAAAAGGTAATACAACATGGAGGAAATCATTTTTTTGGTGCCACGCGCTGTTGTATTTCTTGCCTTTTAATACCCTTTTTCATATGATGCAGCTAGGAGAAGGGTTGTTGATCCTAAAGATGAAACAACATTACTTGAGAACCGAGAATTCTCTTACAGAGAACTGAAGCATATTACAAATAACTTTAACCTAGAGATTGGCAAAGGTGGGTTTGGAGCTGTCTTCCTTGGTTACTTGGAAAATGGAAAGCCAGTCGCTGTGAAATTACGGTCAGAGTCATCTTCACAAGGGGGCAAAGAGTTTCTGGCTGAGGTAAATGGGAATGAACTTAAAGAACTAGATATGCCACGTTTCCACTTAAGCTCCCCCCATGAGATATGATACTGACAATAATGCAGTAAAGTTTCCTTGTATTGGCCTCCCCCCCTCCCCCTTCTGTAACCATCTGTTTCATAATTCTAATGAACAGTAGATTGAAGTATTTTATGTTTTTGTAGATGGAATTACAATTAGTAATCATTCTTAATATGTTCTTTTTTCTTCCTGAACAACAATTCTCTGAACTACGCTGCAGGCTCAACATTTGACAAGGATACATCACAAGAACTTGGTATCCTTGATTGGTTATTGTAAGGACAAAAATCATTTTGCCCTTGTCTACGAGTACATGCCTGAAGGGAACCTGCAGGATCATCTGAGAGGTTGTTCATCCTGGCCACTCAAATATAGAATGCTAATATAAGATAATCCTGGTTTTAGTTGTCCTAAATTAGAAATCAACTGTGCTATATCTTAGCATTCAAATTACAGAGGAATGCTACATTTCTCAAAGAAGCAATTTGCAGATCCTAAAATAGCTGTGATTATGGTTACTCACTGCAtagatgcacattgattttacAGTGTATGAAGTGCATGAATTTCTCCAACATGTGTTTTGAATTTATACTAACTgtgtttgatttcttttcttttcactcGGTGTTCAATTTCTGTTGATGTGTCTAGACACTTCTACTCACAAACCGCTCACTTGGGAGCAACGCCTTCAAATCGCCCTTGATGCTGCTCAAGGTATGATGAACTGTCTCATTTCTGAGATTACCTTTATATATGTACACTATtgcaaaaaatataaaaaaaagtttCACTTTATCGCAGGTCTGGAGTACCTGCATGTTGCATGTAAACCAGCACTGATTCACAGAGATGTGAAGAGTAGGAACATCCTCTTGACCACCGACCTTGGGGCTAAGATTGCAGATTTTGGTCTGACCAAGGCTTTCAGTGACTCAGAAACACATATCACCACTGAACCAGCTGGTACAATGGGCTACTTAGATCCTGAGTAAGTCTTGTACAGCTTCTCTCCTAGCTAGTATATCATAATCCACTTCCAGTTTCAAGATTTTTTTTTAGGTTTAGTTTCAAGAAAATTGTCCCTTTTCATTTGGACTACTTAGAGTAGCATTATGTTATGGAAATGAATTATCTTAACATGTCTACCAGTCTACCAAGTACTAGTAGTAACTGAACTCTACCCTTGCACAGGTACTACCGCAGTTACCGGATCAGCGAGAAGAGTGACGTTTACAGCTTTGGTGTCGTTCTCCTGGAGCTCATGACAGGCCATTCCCCGATCGTCCCGATAGACGAAAGTGTGAGCATTCACATTGGCGAGTGGGTGCAGCAAAACCTCGACCAAGGCAGCATCGAGAGCATCATAGATTCAAGCATGGAATGCGACTACGACATCAACTCCGTCTGGAAAGTCGCCGACCTGGCGCTGCACTGCAAGCAAGAAGTCTCCAGGGAGCGGCCTACGATGACGGATGTGGTGGCACAGATCAAGGAGAGTATGGAGCTCAAGGCCCGCCACCGCGATCGGGAGCGGAGCTCGGCGTTGGCTGGTGGTCATGGTCTGAGCTATGCCGGTGAGAGGAATGTGTTTGAGGTAGAACGAAACG encodes:
- the LOC136475685 gene encoding probable LRR receptor-like serine/threonine-protein kinase At1g05700 is translated as MKLSVAVLLFSILQYASGQPDSRGFISIDCGIPENSSYQDLTSSIIYVSDHGFISSGENHNISSDYISPSLAQRYYNVRFFLDGTRNCYTLRSLVAGNKYFVRAAFYYANYDGLNKLPVFDLYMGATYWHEVKFRDAGAINWMDIIVVAPADYLQVCLVNKGMGTPFISGLDLRPLKSTLYPEANASQSLVLTNANRFNMGPTDKSVVRYPLDPHDRIWLTYGAIPTWNEASATSVVRNYLTDPYDVPSAVMQNAATPSNSSIINFSWDPSDHSVNISSRYFFVFYFAELQSVASNELRQFDIIVNNSTWNKKPYTPPYLFADSFSGMVQGQAQYNISLVATKNATLPPILNAMEIYLVKLIDEIATDPGDARAMIAIQEAFGVCKNWMGDPCAPKAFAWEGLDCTDPPTGIPRITALNLSSSGLAGPITTSFGDLKALQYLDLSHNNLSGSIPNYLGQLPFLVFLDLSSNDLSGSIPYSLLQKSHNGTLSLRLGNNSNLFGNGTYYGSGPKNMDGALLSAIIIPIVAAIALFVIFIVLLLRTLKEKARRRVVDPKDETTLLENREFSYRELKHITNNFNLEIGKGGFGAVFLGYLENGKPVAVKLRSESSSQGGKEFLAEAQHLTRIHHKNLVSLIGYCKDKNHFALVYEYMPEGNLQDHLRDTSTHKPLTWEQRLQIALDAAQGLEYLHVACKPALIHRDVKSRNILLTTDLGAKIADFGLTKAFSDSETHITTEPAGTMGYLDPEYYRSYRISEKSDVYSFGVVLLELMTGHSPIVPIDESVSIHIGEWVQQNLDQGSIESIIDSSMECDYDINSVWKVADLALHCKQEVSRERPTMTDVVAQIKESMELKARHRDRERSSALAGGHGLSYAGERNVFEVERNVGEISEASLGPAMR